A window of Lacibacter sediminis contains these coding sequences:
- a CDS encoding SCO family protein — translation MSKKGILGLLLAVGIPVTAYLIVKYQSEGVVDMPRHYFFDSVTEKTVKGKLVKDTVWHKVENFSFTNQLGKVVSVDSLKGKVLVVDYFFTRCPNPCPTLTRNMKKMQDAFLKTDSLVHFISLTVDPARDSVEALKRYADKYKVRHNNWWFLTGDKQTIYKLAYDEFKAATIDGGEVDTAFLHTNKFYLLDRDRVIRGWYDGTDSIAMAKMARDIGLLFLEKDKKKKRNLFRK, via the coding sequence ATGAGTAAAAAAGGAATTCTCGGTTTATTACTGGCAGTTGGTATCCCTGTTACAGCTTATCTTATTGTAAAGTACCAGAGCGAAGGTGTTGTAGATATGCCCCGCCACTATTTTTTTGATTCAGTAACAGAAAAAACAGTGAAGGGGAAACTGGTGAAGGATACCGTGTGGCATAAAGTAGAAAACTTCAGCTTCACGAATCAATTAGGGAAAGTCGTAAGTGTTGATTCGTTGAAAGGAAAAGTGCTGGTAGTGGATTATTTTTTTACCCGTTGCCCAAATCCATGTCCCACGCTTACACGTAATATGAAGAAGATGCAGGATGCATTTCTGAAAACAGATTCGCTGGTGCATTTTATTTCGTTAACAGTTGATCCGGCAAGAGATAGCGTGGAAGCACTGAAACGATATGCTGATAAGTATAAGGTGAGGCATAACAACTGGTGGTTCTTAACAGGCGATAAACAAACCATTTACAAACTTGCTTATGATGAATTTAAAGCAGCAACAATTGATGGAGGCGAAGTTGATACTGCTTTTCTTCATACCAATAAATTTTACCTGCTTGATAGAGATCGTGTAATACGTGGCTGGTACGATGGAACCGATTCAATTGCAATGGCGAAGATGGCGAGAGATATCGGGTTATTGTTTCTAGAGAAAGACAAGAAGAAAAAGCGAAACCTGTTCCGTAAATAA
- a CDS encoding DUF420 domain-containing protein: MSYSREHRRGKLPPAIEKNDKLAYILIFAVSIIVFVAVAFLSRVELKVNLGFDKHIFARLNALINTFVALLLLGALFAVKDKRYRTHKKLMLWAIGFSVMFLVSYICHHLFTGETSYGGSGLIKIVYYFILITHIVLAGLILPFILFTAYRGLTAEFHKHKKLARITWPLWLYVAVTGVIVFLMISPYYN, encoded by the coding sequence ATGTCGTACAGTAGAGAACACAGACGTGGGAAATTACCCCCGGCAATTGAGAAGAATGATAAGCTTGCTTACATCCTGATTTTTGCGGTAAGTATTATCGTGTTTGTAGCAGTAGCTTTTCTAAGTCGTGTAGAGCTGAAAGTAAATCTCGGATTTGATAAGCACATTTTTGCAAGACTCAATGCATTGATCAATACGTTTGTTGCGTTGCTGTTGCTGGGCGCATTGTTCGCAGTGAAAGACAAGCGTTACCGCACACACAAAAAGCTGATGCTTTGGGCAATTGGTTTTTCGGTGATGTTTCTCGTGTCTTATATCTGTCATCATTTATTTACAGGAGAAACAAGTTATGGCGGATCAGGCCTTATTAAAATTGTCTATTACTTTATTCTCATTACTCATATCGTCCTTGCGGGATTGATCCTTCCTTTTATTTTATTTACAGCTTACAGAGGCCTTACTGCAGAGTTTCATAAACACAAAAAACTTGCACGCATCACATGGCCGTTGTGGCTTTATGTTGCTGTTACGGGTGTGATTGTGTTTTTAATGATAAGCCCTTATTATAACTAA
- a CDS encoding cytochrome C oxidase subunit IV family protein — protein sequence MEHQTFGGEVTIPHDAPGDDSKKRIWRTTWILSGITIVELALGYLLYGTDFSAGLDIAVKGVIVILSLAKAFYIVSIFMHLGDEIRNMIMTIVVPLALFIWFIIAFLWDGDSWKNLRNEYRPKDPVKYEQKVEPAHGGAHEGGLK from the coding sequence ATGGAACATCAAACATTTGGCGGGGAAGTAACAATACCACATGATGCACCGGGCGATGATTCGAAAAAAAGGATCTGGAGAACAACCTGGATTCTATCTGGTATTACCATCGTTGAACTTGCACTCGGCTATTTATTATACGGAACTGATTTCAGTGCAGGATTAGATATTGCTGTCAAAGGAGTGATTGTAATTCTTTCCCTGGCTAAGGCATTTTATATCGTTTCTATTTTTATGCACCTTGGTGATGAGATCCGTAATATGATCATGACCATTGTTGTACCGTTGGCATTATTCATCTGGTTCATCATTGCTTTTTTGTGGGATGGTGATTCATGGAAAAATCTTCGTAATGAATATCGCCCTAAAGATCCGGTTAAATACGAACAGAAGGTGGAGCCGGCACATGGTGGCGCTCATGAAGGTGGATTGAAATAA
- a CDS encoding cytochrome c oxidase subunit 3 has protein sequence MAQTVAANTKWWSGGKSPFNVEYGKLMMWYFLMSDAFTFGAFLIAYGTVRVSSISWPDPNFVFQSFPFLGNGLPLVFVSLMTFILIVSSVTMVLAVHEGHHGNKKGVVKWMIWTIIGGLAFLSCQAWEWNHLHHEGAWWGRNPFPNADGTVASSNFANFFFTITGFHGFHVFSGVVINIIVTIMAWRGVFERRGHYLMIEKIGLYWHFVDLVWVFVFLFFYLV, from the coding sequence ATGGCACAAACAGTAGCAGCAAACACAAAATGGTGGAGTGGCGGTAAAAGCCCCTTCAATGTGGAGTATGGCAAGTTGATGATGTGGTATTTCTTAATGAGCGATGCGTTTACATTCGGCGCATTTTTGATTGCGTACGGTACAGTACGTGTATCCAGTATTTCATGGCCCGATCCAAACTTTGTGTTTCAGTCGTTCCCTTTTTTAGGTAATGGATTGCCGTTGGTGTTTGTGAGTTTAATGACATTTATCCTCATTGTAAGTTCGGTTACAATGGTGTTGGCTGTTCACGAAGGTCATCATGGGAATAAGAAAGGTGTAGTAAAATGGATGATCTGGACAATCATTGGTGGTTTAGCGTTCTTAAGTTGCCAGGCATGGGAGTGGAATCACTTACACCATGAAGGTGCTTGGTGGGGTCGCAATCCTTTCCCTAATGCAGACGGTACTGTTGCTTCAAGCAATTTTGCCAACTTCTTTTTTACCATTACAGGTTTCCACGGTTTCCACGTATTTTCAGGTGTGGTAATCAATATTATTGTAACCATCATGGCTTGGCGTGGTGTGTTTGAAAGAAGAGGTCATTACCTCATGATCGAGAAGATCGGTCTATACTGGCACTTTGTAGATCTGGTGTGGGTATTCGTATTCTTATTCTTCTATCTTGTTTAA
- a CDS encoding cytochrome c oxidase subunit I yields MSNETSHVHTSVVSVPHETHDEVHHGHHHETFLTKYVFSQDHKTIAKQFLITGMFWALLGGLFSVIFRLQLGYPDAKFPWMETLLGEWAKGGQLQAEAYYALVTMHGTVLVFFVLTAGLSGTFSNFLIPLQVGARDMASPFLNMLSYWFFFTASIIMLSSLFVQTGPFSGGWTAYPPLSALGEASPGSKVGMDLWLVSMALFVVSSLLGGLNYIATVLNMRTKGMSMTRLPLTIWAFFFTAVLGVLSFPVLFSGFILLIFDRHFGTSFYLSDIYINGQALPNEGGSAILYQHLFWFLGHPEVYIILLPAMGMASEILSVNSRKPIFGYMAMIGSLFAITILAFLVWAHHMFVTGLNPFLGAFFVLLTLLIAVPSAIKVFNWLTTIWRGNIRFTPAMLFALGFVSLFISGGLTGIFLGNSALDIHLHDTYFVIAHFHIVMGVASMFGMFAGIYHWYPKMYGRYLNNTLGYIHFWVTMIGAYLIFWPMHYQGLAGVPRRYYKFDIWESFKHYDGLNKFISIVAIIVFLVQILFIFNFFYSIWKGRKVTTQNPWGANTLEWTTPINPGHGNWAGEIPEVHRWAYDYAKDGKEFIPQTTPVSADESKH; encoded by the coding sequence ATGAGCAACGAGACATCACACGTACACACTTCAGTAGTAAGCGTTCCGCATGAAACGCATGATGAGGTGCATCATGGTCATCACCATGAGACGTTTTTGACGAAGTATGTATTCAGCCAGGATCATAAAACGATTGCAAAACAGTTTTTGATCACCGGTATGTTCTGGGCTTTATTGGGTGGTTTGTTTTCGGTTATTTTCCGTTTACAACTTGGCTACCCCGATGCAAAATTCCCCTGGATGGAAACACTCCTTGGTGAGTGGGCTAAGGGCGGACAACTCCAGGCCGAAGCTTATTATGCATTAGTAACAATGCACGGAACCGTGTTGGTATTCTTTGTATTAACTGCAGGGTTGAGTGGCACCTTCTCTAACTTCTTGATTCCTTTACAGGTTGGTGCAAGAGACATGGCTTCACCATTTTTGAATATGCTTTCATACTGGTTCTTTTTTACTGCCAGTATTATCATGTTGTCTTCTTTGTTTGTACAAACCGGACCTTTCAGTGGTGGCTGGACAGCCTATCCTCCATTGAGTGCATTGGGTGAGGCATCGCCCGGTTCAAAAGTGGGGATGGATCTATGGCTTGTGTCAATGGCCTTGTTCGTAGTATCATCATTACTTGGAGGTCTCAACTACATTGCAACCGTATTGAACATGCGTACGAAAGGTATGAGCATGACAAGATTGCCACTTACTATCTGGGCATTCTTCTTTACAGCGGTATTGGGTGTATTATCATTCCCTGTATTGTTCTCAGGTTTTATCTTATTGATCTTTGATCGTCACTTTGGAACAAGTTTCTACTTAAGTGATATCTATATAAACGGACAAGCTTTGCCGAACGAAGGTGGTAGTGCAATTCTCTATCAACACTTGTTCTGGTTCTTAGGTCATCCTGAAGTATACATCATTCTCTTACCGGCGATGGGTATGGCATCAGAAATTCTATCAGTAAACAGCCGTAAACCAATCTTTGGTTACATGGCGATGATTGGTTCATTGTTCGCCATCACAATTCTTGCGTTCCTCGTTTGGGCTCACCACATGTTTGTAACGGGTTTGAATCCGTTCCTCGGTGCGTTCTTCGTATTGTTAACGTTGTTGATTGCGGTGCCAAGTGCCATCAAAGTATTTAACTGGTTAACTACTATCTGGAGAGGTAATATCCGCTTTACACCTGCCATGCTTTTTGCATTGGGTTTTGTGAGCTTGTTTATCTCCGGTGGTTTAACAGGTATCTTCCTTGGCAACTCTGCATTGGATATTCATTTGCATGATACATATTTCGTAATTGCGCACTTCCATATTGTAATGGGTGTGGCAAGTATGTTCGGAATGTTTGCAGGTATTTACCATTGGTATCCGAAAATGTATGGCCGTTATCTCAACAATACACTCGGCTATATTCACTTCTGGGTAACTATGATCGGTGCGTACCTCATCTTCTGGCCAATGCACTATCAAGGTTTGGCAGGTGTGCCACGCCGTTATTACAAGTTTGATATCTGGGAATCATTCAAGCATTACGACGGGTTGAATAAATTCATCAGTATCGTAGCCATCATTGTATTCCTTGTACAAATACTGTTCATCTTTAACTTCTTCTACAGCATCTGGAAAGGAAGAAAAGTAACAACACAAAATCCTTGGGGTGCAAATACCTTGGAGTGGACTACACCAATCAATCCTGGCCATGGTAACTGGGCCGGTGAAATTCCTGAAGTACACCGTTGGGCATATGATTATGCAAAAGATGGAAAAGAATTCATTCCGCAAACCACACCGGTTAGCGCTGATGAAAGCAAGCATTAA
- the cyoE gene encoding heme o synthase: MSSQPEDKKQVKSGVMGKIEDYKQLIKFTLSFTVVFSSVIAYMLAPNVVEYDFASILLLLLGGMLVTGSANAINQITEKDTDAVMKRTGNRPVASGRMSVQEATAFAFIAAIIGSLILWLYFSWYAAGLALLSLFIYGFVYTPLKKVNSIAVLVGAIPGALPCLIGWAAAYDGENFSWTGGWILFAIQFLWQFPHFWAIAWVAHTDYSKAGFKLLPSQQGPTKFTAIQTVIYSLLMIPVGMLPFFFNMSGVVSMWILVAANLFMVIQCVRLYFNMDVKNARRVMFSSYIYLPIVLLALLADKIAQ, translated from the coding sequence TTGAGCAGTCAACCGGAAGATAAGAAACAGGTGAAGTCGGGAGTGATGGGCAAGATCGAGGATTACAAACAGCTCATCAAGTTTACGCTCAGTTTTACAGTGGTGTTCAGCAGTGTGATCGCTTACATGCTTGCGCCCAATGTGGTGGAATATGATTTTGCAAGTATTCTGTTGTTATTGCTAGGCGGTATGTTGGTAACAGGCAGCGCCAATGCAATAAACCAGATAACGGAAAAAGATACAGATGCAGTAATGAAGCGAACAGGTAACAGACCTGTTGCAAGTGGAAGAATGAGTGTGCAGGAGGCAACAGCATTTGCTTTTATTGCTGCAATAATTGGTTCTTTGATTTTGTGGTTGTATTTCAGTTGGTATGCTGCAGGGTTAGCATTGCTGAGTTTATTTATTTACGGCTTTGTTTACACGCCGTTGAAAAAAGTAAATTCCATTGCTGTACTCGTAGGAGCAATACCCGGCGCATTGCCTTGCCTTATTGGCTGGGCAGCAGCTTACGATGGAGAGAATTTTTCATGGACAGGTGGATGGATATTATTTGCCATCCAGTTTCTTTGGCAATTTCCTCACTTCTGGGCTATAGCATGGGTGGCACATACAGACTATAGTAAAGCAGGATTCAAATTGCTGCCTTCGCAACAAGGACCAACTAAATTTACAGCCATTCAAACAGTGATTTACTCTTTGTTGATGATACCTGTGGGCATGTTACCGTTTTTCTTTAACATGAGTGGTGTAGTAAGCATGTGGATACTCGTTGCTGCTAACCTGTTTATGGTTATACAGTGTGTACGGTTATATTTCAACATGGATGTAAAGAATGCAAGAAGAGTAATGTTCAGCAGTTACATTTATTTACCAATTGTATTGCTTGCATTACTGGCCGATAAAATTGCACAGTAA
- a CDS encoding cytochrome c oxidase subunit 3 — translation MEKVMSSERTQKMHPHKFTLWIAIGSITMMFAGFTSAYIVKSNQAGWEAVQVPKIFYLSTALIVLSSISIFLAQKAMAAREMARYRLLISVTAVLGLAFVATQFIGFSELWASKITFKDSVAGSFFYIITGVHALHVVGGIIALVVLFLRAYNTKTKFYSTAPVETAGLYWHFVDLLWIYLFAFFLLVS, via the coding sequence ATGGAGAAGGTTATGAGTAGCGAACGAACACAAAAAATGCATCCACATAAATTTACATTGTGGATTGCTATTGGAAGTATTACAATGATGTTTGCCGGGTTCACCAGCGCATATATTGTAAAGAGTAACCAGGCAGGTTGGGAAGCAGTGCAAGTGCCGAAGATCTTTTATTTATCAACTGCGTTGATCGTGCTGAGCAGTATCAGTATTTTCCTTGCACAAAAAGCAATGGCTGCAAGGGAAATGGCGAGATACCGTTTGCTGATCTCAGTAACAGCAGTATTAGGTTTAGCTTTTGTTGCAACACAGTTCATTGGGTTTTCTGAACTATGGGCAAGCAAAATAACATTTAAGGATAGTGTAGCGGGATCGTTCTTTTATATTATTACCGGTGTACATGCTTTGCATGTAGTTGGCGGTATCATAGCACTGGTGGTTTTATTTTTACGTGCCTATAATACCAAAACTAAATTCTACAGCACAGCGCCCGTGGAAACAGCCGGTTTGTATTGGCACTTTGTTGATCTCTTATGGATCTACCTGTTTGCATTTTTCTTACTGGTATCCTGA